A window of Reinekea marina contains these coding sequences:
- the greB gene encoding transcription elongation factor GreB, producing MRTPLITREGYENLKQELETLWKVERPDITKKVTWAASLGDRSENADYQYNKKRLREIDRRVRHLRKCLEYLKIVDFQPEQEGKVYFGAWVEVENDNGDELKFRIVGYEEIFNRKDYISIDAPMARALLKKEVGDDAVVKTEAGEVTWYINSIHYG from the coding sequence TTGAGAACACCGTTAATTACCCGAGAAGGGTACGAAAACCTAAAGCAAGAGTTAGAAACCTTGTGGAAGGTGGAGCGCCCTGACATTACAAAAAAAGTAACATGGGCTGCAAGCTTGGGCGATCGCAGTGAAAACGCTGACTACCAATATAATAAAAAGCGCCTAAGGGAAATTGATCGTCGCGTTCGGCACCTGAGAAAGTGTTTGGAGTACTTAAAAATAGTTGATTTTCAGCCCGAACAAGAAGGAAAGGTGTATTTTGGCGCCTGGGTAGAAGTAGAGAACGATAATGGAGATGAGCTGAAATTCCGTATTGTGGGCTACGAAGAGATTTTTAACCGTAAAGATTACATCTCAATCGATGCACCAATGGCGAGAGCTTTACTGAAAAAAGAAGTTGGCGATGACGCCGTAGTGAAAACTGAAGCAGGGGAAGTCACTTGGTATATCAACAGTATTCACTACGGCTAA
- a CDS encoding YciI family protein has protein sequence MWYAIIAEDHPNSLQNRLSVRPAHVERLKALQAEGRLLVAGPNPAIDSEDPSDAGFTGSLIIAEFDALEDAKLWADADPYIEAGVYSKVVVKPFKKVLPA, from the coding sequence ATGTGGTATGCCATTATCGCAGAAGATCACCCAAACAGCTTACAAAATCGACTTTCAGTACGTCCAGCTCATGTTGAACGCTTAAAAGCACTTCAAGCTGAAGGCCGATTATTGGTGGCAGGACCGAACCCCGCCATTGACAGCGAAGACCCAAGCGATGCGGGCTTTACTGGCTCCTTAATTATAGCCGAATTTGATGCTTTAGAAGATGCCAAGCTTTGGGCCGATGCCGACCCATATATAGAAGCTGGCGTCTACAGTAAGGTCGTGGTAAAACCTTTTAAAAAGGTTCTTCCGGCTTAA
- a CDS encoding rhodanese-like domain-containing protein, with protein sequence MKYTEKFQALADHAMSQVNSIAPDIVDERIAGGAIALDIRDPDEHLQGHIPGSLNISRGKLEMIVESKIPDLNTEIICYCNANNRGALSAAALKQMGYLRATYISNGLIAYKKLKA encoded by the coding sequence ATGAAATATACTGAAAAATTTCAAGCACTTGCCGACCATGCCATGTCGCAGGTGAACAGCATTGCTCCAGATATTGTCGATGAACGCATTGCTGGGGGTGCCATTGCACTCGATATTCGCGATCCAGACGAGCATTTACAAGGGCACATTCCTGGCTCGTTAAATATTAGCCGTGGCAAATTAGAAATGATTGTAGAGTCAAAAATCCCAGATTTAAACACAGAAATTATATGTTACTGCAACGCCAATAACCGAGGAGCACTCTCGGCCGCGGCATTGAAGCAAATGGGTTATTTACGCGCAACCTATATCTCAAATGGTTTAATTGCCTATAAAAAGCTTAAAGCTTGA
- a CDS encoding PHP domain-containing protein yields MNVKQDWDLHCHSQFSDGKLSCPDLFNLAVEREIKHLVLTDHDTAAGYRAAIDNNWVPNSLKLHPGAELSCVWKGRSIHVVALGIDVQCEGWLAVEQAYIERREKRFERILFVLRRAGFECDEARIRQIAEPGPPARPQIAQYLVETDQVKSTAHAFKKWLGRGTVGDVKSQWPELDETVKTITQFGGLAVIAHPHRYNLTWTKCKEMLDDFNAAGGEGIEASCVGMNPNMRKFLIEQAQQRGMYISGGSDFHSPNTSWLKLGYFPQWPRPAKLAKDWLLANSQLQGT; encoded by the coding sequence GTGAATGTTAAACAAGACTGGGATTTACACTGCCACAGCCAGTTTTCAGACGGAAAGTTAAGCTGCCCAGACTTATTTAATTTGGCGGTAGAGCGGGAAATTAAACATTTAGTCTTAACCGATCACGACACGGCGGCGGGATATCGAGCTGCAATAGACAATAATTGGGTACCCAATTCGCTCAAGCTGCATCCTGGCGCAGAACTATCGTGTGTATGGAAAGGTCGCTCCATACATGTGGTCGCGCTGGGTATCGATGTTCAATGCGAAGGTTGGTTAGCCGTAGAGCAAGCCTATATTGAGCGAAGAGAAAAACGGTTTGAGCGAATATTATTTGTGTTAAGGCGCGCTGGTTTTGAATGCGATGAAGCCAGAATTCGACAAATTGCTGAACCAGGCCCTCCTGCGCGGCCTCAAATAGCGCAATATTTGGTCGAAACAGATCAGGTTAAATCGACCGCCCATGCCTTTAAAAAATGGTTAGGCCGAGGGACCGTTGGCGATGTAAAGAGCCAGTGGCCAGAGCTTGACGAAACGGTTAAAACGATTACACAGTTTGGTGGTTTAGCCGTCATTGCACACCCGCACCGTTATAATTTAACGTGGACAAAATGCAAAGAAATGCTCGATGACTTTAACGCTGCCGGTGGCGAAGGCATTGAGGCGTCGTGTGTGGGCATGAACCCTAACATGCGTAAGTTTTTAATCGAACAAGCACAGCAACGGGGCATGTATATCAGTGGAGGGAGTGATTTTCATAGCCCAAACACCAGTTGGTTAAAGCTAGGGTATTTTCCTCAGTGGCCTCGTCCTGCTAAGCTGGCTAAAGACTGGCTGTTAGCCAATTCACAATTACAGGGTACCTGA
- a CDS encoding TIGR04211 family SH3 domain-containing protein, with amino-acid sequence MLFRRAAKTFLLAIFLTSSISAYAETVWLSDNLWVNVRTGPSNEFRVLKTVQSGTRMEVLEKPEDGDFYRVRTENGLEGWIPSRYLIDEPTGRLLAESLAAEKAQLQQQLESIEKKYNDLAADKGDVKGELSSLRASNAELTKELNRIKAISENAINLDQQYQLLAEENAKLSNELDVAIAENIANKEFNDNTMLYTGAALVILGLVLGILLPRVTARRRRDGWS; translated from the coding sequence ATGCTTTTTCGACGCGCGGCTAAGACATTTTTATTAGCAATATTTTTAACCTCTTCTATTTCAGCCTACGCTGAAACAGTCTGGCTTAGCGATAACCTATGGGTAAACGTGCGAACGGGACCATCGAATGAGTTTCGCGTTCTCAAAACCGTCCAATCGGGCACACGCATGGAAGTGTTAGAAAAACCAGAAGATGGCGACTTTTATCGTGTCCGTACTGAAAACGGACTTGAAGGCTGGATACCAAGCCGTTACCTCATAGATGAACCGACGGGTCGCCTTTTAGCCGAATCACTTGCGGCTGAAAAAGCCCAATTGCAACAACAGCTTGAGTCTATAGAGAAGAAATACAATGATCTTGCCGCCGATAAAGGCGATGTCAAAGGTGAACTGAGCAGCCTACGGGCTAGCAATGCCGAATTAACGAAAGAACTGAACCGCATCAAGGCTATTAGCGAAAACGCTATTAATTTAGACCAACAGTACCAGCTGCTGGCTGAGGAAAATGCCAAACTCAGCAACGAGCTCGATGTTGCCATTGCCGAGAACATCGCCAACAAAGAATTTAACGACAACACCATGCTCTATACAGGGGCTGCGTTGGTTATTCTCGGTTTAGTGTTAGGTATTTTATTGCCTCGTGTCACTGCACGCCGTCGCCGAGATGGCTGGTCTTAA
- a CDS encoding sensor domain-containing diguanylate cyclase gives MNDSYDLTLVFASYCVAVIASFAAIYFSGRVRSLKSGFKSFSFFAGALCLGGGIWSMHFVGMSAYHTNFEMTFDVTWTVFSFVVALIASGLGLWVITLEKVSLFQLAGSALLVGMGVFAMHYSGMIAMQMSPGIIYNIPLVILSGIIAVAASFAALLICRNIELVPVKYSLLARLSAALIMGIAVCGMHYTGMSAVTFLVGAICSAENTLRGNWMGVPTAVASSVFLLLLVYIAYQDYRAIERSKREQEARDAAVMKSAFIDASSGLPNRSSLEKHLERLLVEKAGQPSSAFDIIYVELSDYRTIVRTKGEETAQNFAKQFARILERSIPENTFLARYNTNGFVAVLPESGLASLKQSARILSEKLLQTSAGKIANIHVRFGLGYSQYPQSGTLPKMLIRQAQVIKLRQQPTLQKTPEESLA, from the coding sequence ATGAACGACTCTTACGATTTAACACTCGTATTCGCCTCATATTGTGTCGCTGTTATTGCCTCTTTTGCCGCTATCTACTTTAGCGGTCGTGTTCGTAGTCTAAAATCGGGCTTCAAATCCTTCTCTTTCTTCGCTGGCGCTTTGTGTTTAGGCGGAGGTATTTGGTCCATGCACTTCGTTGGTATGAGCGCCTATCACACCAATTTTGAAATGACGTTTGATGTCACTTGGACCGTCTTTTCTTTTGTTGTTGCGCTCATTGCATCTGGCTTAGGTTTATGGGTTATCACTTTAGAAAAAGTTTCATTATTTCAGCTCGCAGGAAGTGCACTTCTGGTTGGCATGGGCGTATTTGCTATGCATTACAGTGGCATGATTGCTATGCAGATGTCGCCAGGCATCATTTATAATATTCCTTTAGTTATTTTATCCGGCATTATAGCGGTCGCGGCTTCCTTTGCCGCCTTGTTGATTTGCCGGAATATTGAGCTAGTACCGGTTAAATACAGCTTATTAGCACGTCTTTCGGCTGCTCTCATCATGGGGATTGCCGTTTGCGGCATGCATTATACAGGTATGTCTGCGGTAACTTTTTTGGTAGGGGCCATTTGCTCTGCTGAAAACACCTTACGCGGCAACTGGATGGGCGTTCCAACGGCCGTTGCCTCTTCTGTATTTTTACTCTTGCTCGTTTACATTGCTTATCAAGATTACCGTGCCATTGAGCGCTCAAAACGCGAACAAGAAGCCAGAGATGCGGCGGTAATGAAGTCTGCATTCATAGATGCCAGCAGTGGCCTTCCTAACCGGTCATCCCTAGAGAAGCACTTAGAAAGACTGTTAGTTGAAAAAGCAGGCCAGCCTTCGAGCGCGTTTGACATTATTTATGTAGAGCTCAGCGATTATCGAACCATCGTCCGAACCAAGGGTGAAGAAACGGCTCAGAATTTTGCTAAGCAGTTTGCACGCATATTGGAACGAAGTATCCCTGAAAATACTTTTTTAGCCCGATATAACACCAATGGATTTGTGGCTGTTTTGCCAGAATCAGGCTTGGCTAGCCTGAAGCAGTCTGCCCGGATTTTGTCGGAAAAACTTCTACAAACATCCGCAGGCAAAATAGCCAACATACACGTTCGCTTTGGGCTAGGTTACAGTCAATACCCACAATCTGGCACGTTACCTAAAATGCTGATTCGACAAGCGCAAGTGATAAAGCTTCGCCAGCAACCCACTTTACAAAAAACACCAGAAGAATCGCTGGCTTAA
- a CDS encoding L-threonylcarbamoyladenylate synthase, with protein sequence MSQFFVIHPDNPQKRLISHAVEILKKGGVIAYPTDSAYALGCLMGNKEGLDTIRRIRQIDEKHNMTLVCRDLSDLSVFAKVDNAAFKLLKNNTPGPITFILQATSEVPRRLLHPKRRTIGLRVLGNSIASALLAELGEPMMSTTLILPNEDQPMADPYDIRDLLEHELDLVIDGGFCGFDESTIVSLVDGIPEVLRVGTGDATPFQG encoded by the coding sequence ATGAGCCAATTTTTTGTTATTCATCCAGACAATCCGCAAAAGCGCTTAATTAGCCACGCGGTGGAAATTTTGAAAAAGGGTGGCGTAATAGCCTACCCCACTGATTCTGCCTATGCCTTAGGTTGTTTGATGGGCAATAAAGAAGGCCTCGATACCATACGACGCATTCGTCAAATTGATGAAAAACATAACATGACGTTGGTGTGCCGAGATTTATCCGATTTATCTGTGTTTGCCAAAGTAGACAACGCAGCCTTCAAGTTGCTAAAAAATAACACGCCCGGTCCCATCACGTTTATTTTGCAAGCCACGAGTGAGGTGCCTCGACGGTTACTGCATCCAAAACGCAGAACAATCGGGTTGAGAGTTCTAGGAAACTCCATCGCTTCAGCTCTTTTGGCCGAACTAGGCGAGCCTATGATGAGCACCACGTTAATTCTTCCCAATGAAGACCAACCGATGGCCGATCCTTATGATATTCGTGATTTATTAGAGCACGAACTCGATTTGGTAATTGATGGCGGTTTTTGTGGTTTTGATGAATCGACCATTGTCAGTTTAGTAGACGGTATACCTGAAGTTCTTCGAGTTGGTACCGGTGACGCGACGCCATTTCAAGGGTAA
- the mnmC gene encoding bifunctional tRNA (5-methylaminomethyl-2-thiouridine)(34)-methyltransferase MnmD/FAD-dependent 5-carboxymethylaminomethyl-2-thiouridine(34) oxidoreductase MnmC codes for MKNTDIYFMADGTPKSAAFDDYYFSNGLGVEESNYVFISPNKLVDRFRNLPELGHFTIAETGFGTGLNFLLAWQCFLEHAPKTARLSFISCEKYPLSRSDLQLAHQKGPHNESLSKLLQEQYPPLVKGFHLLEFDRVNLTLILDDASSAYQQVSATVDAWFLDGFTPSKNPDMWQPELFKQMSRLSQSDTTVSTFTSARVVRDALQGAGFSISKQPGFGLKREMVKGLFIGVCGPNPITGWPSSELPSPKPNQLKRIAIIGAGIAGATTAFELNKRGYQVTVFEQADHLASGGSGNEQGAVYAKLSASANHNTQFYIQALVTAQKSLARLPKSVPHQSCGLVQLVHDKRELKRLNDIADSDYIPDELAKVKNSRELSLLLGTDLDNPGLWFPEGGWVSPKDWVKYLLTEIPCKLNQRIVSIKQTSTGWTLFNANDEQFEFDQVVLCSAYNTINFTQTEHLPLNAIAGQVTQIAATPTSQALKAVICTDRYVMPTFDNRLTIGSTFRLKSTETQTFESENDDNIEGLRLRVPSLLTGQPKVLRARAGVRCTTPDYLPLVGAMSPAAQLADQFTLPLQRNRAHKERPAAHIKGLWVNVGHGSKGLCSSHLSAKLLAAMINGEPFPVSQTIADHLNPNRFVVRNAMRAKRKKAL; via the coding sequence ATGAAAAATACCGACATTTACTTTATGGCCGATGGTACGCCTAAATCGGCTGCGTTTGATGATTACTATTTTTCGAACGGCTTAGGCGTTGAGGAATCGAACTACGTATTTATTTCTCCAAATAAGTTGGTGGATCGCTTTCGAAACCTACCAGAGCTTGGCCATTTCACCATCGCAGAAACAGGGTTTGGCACTGGCCTTAATTTTTTATTGGCGTGGCAATGCTTCCTTGAGCATGCGCCTAAAACCGCTCGTCTGAGCTTCATAAGCTGTGAAAAATACCCATTATCGAGAAGTGACTTACAACTTGCACACCAAAAAGGCCCCCATAACGAATCGTTAAGCAAGCTACTTCAAGAACAGTATCCGCCTCTGGTGAAAGGCTTTCACCTACTGGAATTTGACCGAGTAAATTTAACGCTTATCCTCGACGATGCATCCTCAGCCTACCAGCAAGTGTCAGCAACCGTCGATGCATGGTTTCTAGATGGCTTTACGCCGAGTAAAAACCCCGATATGTGGCAGCCTGAACTGTTCAAGCAAATGTCACGCTTAAGCCAATCAGACACAACGGTATCTACGTTCACATCGGCTCGCGTGGTCAGAGATGCCTTACAAGGCGCTGGTTTTTCCATATCTAAGCAGCCAGGATTTGGCTTAAAACGTGAAATGGTGAAAGGCCTATTTATAGGCGTTTGCGGCCCTAACCCCATAACGGGCTGGCCGAGCTCAGAGCTTCCCTCTCCAAAACCAAACCAATTAAAACGCATTGCCATCATTGGAGCCGGAATTGCTGGCGCTACAACCGCCTTTGAGTTGAACAAACGCGGTTATCAAGTAACCGTTTTCGAGCAAGCTGATCACCTAGCCTCGGGTGGATCAGGCAACGAGCAAGGTGCGGTCTATGCTAAGTTATCGGCGAGTGCAAACCACAACACTCAATTTTATATTCAAGCATTAGTAACGGCCCAAAAAAGCTTAGCTCGCCTCCCCAAAAGCGTGCCACATCAAAGCTGTGGCTTGGTTCAATTGGTTCATGATAAGCGTGAGCTAAAACGACTCAACGATATTGCCGACTCTGACTATATTCCTGATGAATTAGCGAAGGTGAAAAATAGCCGTGAGTTATCGCTACTGTTAGGTACCGACCTAGACAACCCGGGTCTTTGGTTTCCAGAAGGCGGCTGGGTGAGCCCTAAAGACTGGGTAAAATACTTACTGACTGAAATTCCATGTAAGCTCAATCAACGCATTGTTTCGATAAAACAAACATCAACGGGTTGGACCCTATTCAATGCAAATGATGAGCAATTTGAATTTGATCAAGTGGTCCTATGCTCAGCCTATAACACGATTAACTTTACTCAAACCGAGCACTTACCGTTAAATGCCATTGCTGGCCAAGTAACACAAATAGCCGCTACGCCAACCAGCCAAGCACTTAAAGCTGTGATATGCACAGACCGATATGTCATGCCCACCTTCGATAACCGACTCACCATTGGCAGTACATTTCGGCTAAAATCAACTGAGACTCAAACTTTTGAATCTGAAAATGACGACAACATTGAAGGGTTAAGGCTGCGAGTACCGTCGTTATTGACGGGCCAACCCAAAGTTCTTCGAGCACGAGCCGGGGTACGTTGCACTACGCCCGATTATTTACCTCTGGTGGGGGCAATGAGCCCTGCAGCGCAGCTAGCCGACCAATTTACCCTCCCATTGCAACGCAATAGAGCCCATAAAGAGCGCCCTGCCGCTCATATAAAGGGGTTGTGGGTCAATGTTGGACACGGTTCAAAAGGATTGTGCTCTAGCCATTTAAGCGCAAAACTACTGGCAGCGATGATCAACGGCGAGCCTTTCCCTGTGTCTCAAACCATTGCGGACCACCTAAACCCCAACCGCTTTGTGGTTCGAAACGCCATGCGCGCGAAGCGTAAAAAAGCCCTCTAA
- a CDS encoding segregation and condensation protein A, giving the protein MALKALRARAVAEQSELPLAVVGGETMTQIPIDLYIPPDALEVFLDAFEGPLDLLLYLIRKQNLDILNINVFEITKQYMDYIGLMHALQFELASEYMVMAAMLAEIKSRMLLPRSGELEEDTEEDPRAELIRRLQEYEQFKEAAEGIDQMPRVGRDIFVADEMRPDFKRPKLHPDVDMREIMLAMKEVMGRAEMFEGHEIQKESLSTRARMAEVLEELQGKAFVPFITLFRPDEGRVGVVVTFLAIMELSKEQLIDLVQNELFAPIHVKARSE; this is encoded by the coding sequence ATGGCCTTGAAAGCGTTACGAGCGCGTGCTGTCGCTGAGCAGAGTGAATTGCCATTGGCGGTTGTCGGTGGCGAGACGATGACGCAAATCCCTATCGATTTATACATTCCGCCCGATGCATTAGAAGTTTTTTTAGATGCTTTTGAAGGTCCGCTCGATTTATTGCTCTATTTAATTCGTAAGCAGAATTTGGATATTTTAAATATAAACGTGTTTGAAATAACCAAGCAGTACATGGACTACATAGGCTTAATGCACGCCTTACAGTTCGAACTCGCATCGGAATATATGGTTATGGCCGCCATGCTGGCCGAAATTAAAAGTCGCATGCTACTGCCACGAAGCGGTGAGCTGGAAGAGGATACTGAAGAAGATCCACGTGCCGAGTTGATTCGGCGATTACAAGAGTACGAGCAATTTAAAGAAGCGGCCGAGGGAATAGACCAAATGCCGCGAGTTGGGCGTGATATTTTTGTCGCCGATGAAATGCGTCCCGACTTCAAACGTCCTAAATTGCACCCCGATGTTGATATGCGCGAGATTATGCTTGCAATGAAAGAGGTGATGGGTCGAGCCGAAATGTTTGAAGGCCACGAGATTCAAAAAGAGTCCCTTTCAACACGTGCAAGAATGGCTGAAGTGTTAGAAGAGCTGCAAGGTAAAGCGTTTGTCCCCTTTATTACTTTGTTTCGCCCAGATGAAGGCCGCGTAGGCGTGGTCGTCACCTTTTTAGCTATTATGGAATTGTCGAAAGAGCAACTGATAGATTTAGTGCAAAATGAGTTGTTTGCCCCCATTCACGTTAAAGCCCGATCGGAATAA
- the scpB gene encoding SMC-Scp complex subunit ScpB: MSDFPEQSNNEELTQPETSEQEAAVANEATDESSLNEQKVALNVEEKTSETELDAESTADPAAHDFSENSEIEPEAVLEDESENEKGDPYGGHSHEALKVILEAAIFASGGILSVSHLRDLFESHERPHGKTIRSVMAELIASYEGKGVQLVEVASGYRFQTDADTAPWVSRLWEEKPQRYSRALMETIALIAYRQPMTRGEIEDVRGVAVSSNIIRTLLEREWVRVVGHRDVPGRPAMYATTRQFLDYFGLKSLDQLPSLSEIRDLEEINPQMEMEGTEVTEESQTDNQSEITFGALIEKIRDGQASGKTGSEYIDEHLDGELAQMDDVNERFEGAMEQARAEHEHPDLALDEDEVSEAGASNNNGEVGEPSDEQSMVIPPQQEGAPAEPEQTNDAEQSPLSEEEQWAMIQEKLAQQQALLDARENDDPREEDENE, from the coding sequence ATGTCTGATTTTCCTGAACAATCTAACAATGAAGAATTGACTCAACCGGAAACGAGTGAGCAAGAGGCTGCTGTTGCCAATGAGGCGACAGATGAGTCATCGCTAAATGAGCAAAAAGTAGCGCTGAATGTTGAAGAAAAAACTTCAGAAACTGAACTCGATGCTGAATCCACTGCTGACCCAGCGGCACATGATTTTTCCGAAAACTCTGAAATCGAACCCGAAGCAGTGCTTGAAGATGAGTCTGAAAATGAAAAAGGCGATCCTTATGGCGGGCATTCTCATGAAGCGCTTAAGGTTATCCTTGAAGCGGCTATTTTTGCATCGGGAGGCATTTTATCCGTCAGTCATTTGCGCGATTTATTTGAATCGCATGAGCGCCCCCACGGCAAAACTATTCGCTCGGTCATGGCCGAACTTATTGCCAGTTACGAAGGCAAGGGTGTGCAGTTAGTCGAAGTGGCCAGTGGCTATCGTTTTCAAACCGACGCCGACACAGCACCTTGGGTATCGCGCTTATGGGAAGAAAAACCCCAGCGTTATTCTCGAGCGCTCATGGAAACCATAGCGTTAATTGCTTACCGCCAACCCATGACCCGTGGTGAAATCGAAGACGTTCGTGGCGTTGCGGTGAGTTCAAATATTATTCGTACACTCTTGGAGCGCGAGTGGGTGCGCGTTGTTGGCCACCGTGATGTTCCAGGTAGGCCGGCGATGTATGCGACAACGCGTCAGTTTTTAGATTATTTTGGTCTAAAATCACTTGACCAGCTGCCAAGCCTGAGTGAAATACGCGATTTAGAAGAAATTAACCCTCAGATGGAAATGGAAGGCACAGAGGTTACCGAGGAAAGCCAAACGGATAATCAGTCTGAAATTACCTTTGGCGCGCTCATTGAAAAAATTCGAGATGGGCAAGCCTCCGGAAAAACCGGCAGTGAATACATTGATGAGCATCTGGATGGCGAATTGGCGCAAATGGATGATGTGAATGAACGGTTCGAAGGTGCGATGGAACAAGCGAGAGCCGAGCATGAACACCCCGATTTAGCCCTAGATGAGGACGAAGTGTCTGAAGCTGGCGCAAGCAATAACAATGGTGAAGTTGGTGAACCGTCTGATGAGCAATCTATGGTCATTCCACCACAACAAGAAGGCGCACCTGCAGAACCAGAACAAACCAACGATGCTGAGCAATCTCCGCTCAGCGAAGAAGAGCAATGGGCTATGATTCAAGAAAAATTAGCCCAACAACAAGCGCTGCTCGACGCTCGTGAGAACGACGATCCGCGTGAGGAAGATGAAAATGAGTGA
- the rluB gene encoding 23S rRNA pseudouridine(2605) synthase RluB yields MKMSEERIQKVLAKAGVGSRREMERAIEEGRVLVNGQACKLGDKCGPEDELRLDGKAVKVENTQVRRVLVYNKPEGEISTRKDPEGRQTVFDRLPKIPGERWVAVGRLDINTSGLLLFTNDGELANRLMHPSHQIEREYAVRVHGDVTQEHIDNMCNGVELDDGPAKFTDVQYFDGSGSNNWFHVVVLEGRNREVRRLWESQGLQVARLKRVRYGSVFLESTVRAGTFEELTKKDIDRLAASVDLPKMAWKPIVKNKFDPLKRKMEKQRTRRSVENKGRRIKK; encoded by the coding sequence ATGAAAATGAGTGAAGAAAGAATTCAAAAAGTATTGGCGAAAGCGGGCGTGGGTTCGCGCCGAGAAATGGAGCGCGCTATTGAAGAAGGGCGTGTTTTAGTCAATGGGCAAGCCTGTAAATTAGGCGATAAATGCGGTCCGGAAGACGAGCTTCGTCTAGATGGAAAAGCCGTTAAAGTTGAGAACACACAAGTTAGACGCGTGTTGGTGTACAACAAGCCAGAAGGCGAAATTTCTACACGTAAAGACCCAGAAGGGCGTCAGACAGTATTTGATCGATTGCCCAAAATCCCTGGCGAACGTTGGGTGGCTGTTGGGCGATTAGATATAAACACCTCTGGTTTGCTCCTATTTACCAACGATGGGGAATTAGCGAACCGTTTAATGCACCCATCGCATCAAATTGAGCGTGAATACGCAGTGCGCGTGCATGGTGATGTGACGCAAGAGCACATTGATAATATGTGTAATGGCGTAGAACTTGACGACGGTCCTGCAAAGTTTACCGACGTGCAATATTTCGATGGCAGCGGCAGTAACAATTGGTTCCACGTAGTAGTGCTTGAAGGTCGTAACCGAGAAGTACGTCGATTGTGGGAAAGCCAGGGTTTGCAAGTTGCCAGGCTTAAGCGCGTTCGTTACGGATCTGTATTTTTAGAGTCAACCGTGCGAGCAGGAACTTTCGAAGAGCTAACTAAAAAAGATATTGATCGCTTAGCGGCCTCCGTTGATTTACCAAAAATGGCCTGGAAACCTATTGTTAAAAATAAGTTTGATCCTCTAAAGCGAAAAATGGAAAAGCAACGTACACGCCGTTCGGTTGAAAACAAAGGGCGTCGAATCAAGAAATGA
- a CDS encoding 6-carboxytetrahydropterin synthase, with product MLNRLFVDNLTVLDFSYFHPRRGVVGESWIVDVELLGELNDEGMVFDFGHVKKLLKAALDGGMDHTLVVPEQLPGLSVEHLELNDEIRIAYQVQDEVQFAYQGPRDSVFLIDSDKVSIDSARPLLENHLNSLVPSNVKQVKLNLRAEEIVGALYHYSHGLKKHLGDCQRICHGHRSKIIVLKDGQRDLQVEADIAEKFHDIYLITDEDILSSAPYDHLMHVGYEAEQGRFDVWLNPAQCYTMHTDTTVELIATHLCDLIKNEFPNHEWTVRAFEGVGKGAIALSD from the coding sequence GTGTTGAATCGTTTGTTTGTTGATAATCTGACTGTGTTAGATTTTAGTTATTTTCACCCACGCAGAGGCGTTGTTGGCGAAAGCTGGATTGTCGATGTCGAGCTTCTGGGCGAATTAAACGATGAAGGCATGGTGTTCGATTTTGGGCACGTTAAAAAACTGCTCAAAGCCGCACTCGATGGCGGAATGGATCACACCTTGGTCGTTCCAGAGCAACTGCCTGGCTTAAGCGTTGAACACCTTGAACTTAATGACGAGATCCGCATTGCTTATCAGGTGCAAGATGAAGTCCAGTTTGCTTACCAAGGACCAAGAGATTCCGTTTTCCTGATCGACAGCGATAAAGTCTCCATTGATAGTGCCAGACCATTACTTGAGAACCACCTCAATAGCTTAGTACCGAGCAATGTGAAACAGGTGAAACTCAATTTAAGAGCTGAAGAAATAGTCGGTGCTTTGTATCACTACTCGCACGGTCTTAAAAAACACCTAGGTGATTGCCAGCGCATTTGCCACGGACACCGATCTAAAATTATTGTCTTAAAAGACGGTCAACGTGACCTTCAAGTTGAAGCGGATATTGCCGAAAAATTTCATGACATCTACCTCATTACCGATGAAGACATATTAAGCAGCGCTCCATACGACCACCTGATGCATGTTGGCTACGAAGCTGAACAAGGCCGTTTTGATGTTTGGCTTAACCCGGCTCAGTGCTACACCATGCATACGGATACCACGGTAGAGCTTATCGCTACGCACTTATGTGACTTAATAAAAAATGAATTCCCAAACCACGAATGGACGGTTCGGGCATTTGAAGGAGTCGGTAAAGGTGCAATTGCACTTTCGGACTAA